From the Mycoplasma putrefaciens KS1 genome, the window TCAAACTTCAGCTTCAACTGTTGGTATACCACGTGAATCTAAAATTTCTCGAGCAATAATTTTTTCAATTCTTGACATAAAATAATTCCTTTCATAAAAGGCTTATGAATACATACTAATTATATTATTTTGTTTTTCTAATTCAATTATTTAATTAAAATGTAAATTAATCTAATTTTTAGTATTTCAACTAATGCTAAATATTAGTTTTTATACGATTTTTATTGTTTCAATTTCAGATGCAAAGTTGTTTTGATAAGCTTTTATTCTGATTTGATAATTTCCCGGACTTAGGTCTTTTAAAACATTTTTTTCTACATTTTCTCATTCACTAGAATTAGGTTTTTTATATTCCATATCAGTGCTTAAACCAGTTATTGTTGTTTTGTTAAATACTTTAAGCTGACCTGTTTGAATGCTTGGTCTTTTTAATTCTATTTTTTGAACTTCTGCATTAATTTTGTTGCCTTTATTTTTATATCTAATAAAAATATTTCCTATAGTTTGTCTCTCAATCACAAAATCATTACTTGTTATATCTATTCAATTTTCATTATTAATTCTGTATTGCATATCTGAATCAACATTTTTTAAAGTTATTTTTTGATCTGATAATTTAACTTCGGCTTTAGGTTTTTCTTGTTTTTGAATATCGAAAGTAAGTGAATTATTAACTTTGTCTAATTTAAATGAAAAGCCTTTTCTTTTAATTGAATTTAGTTTAATATTAACGCTACCAAATTTACTAAAGTGTTCTAAAAATAGAGTGTAAGTTTTTCCGTTATCATTTGTTTTTGCTTCTTTTATTAAAGCGCCTTCAATATTAAAGTTTCCGGCTTTTAAATCTTTAACTTCTTGATCTAGTTTTACTTGAAGTGCTAATTGATCATTTGAAGTTTCTATTTTGGTAACATCAACAACTTTAACCTGTTGATTAGAATTTATTTGCCTTTTAAACTTATAACTCACTTCTTTTATATTAGTTCCTGAAACAAAAGACTTTGTTGTAGTATTTTCAACCTCTATTTTTCTTTGATCAAAAGCTTTAAATACATCTACAAAATTATCAGATATTAATGTCAATTCTGATATTTCTCCTGTGTTTTCATCAGCATTATTATCAATTAAAGCTAATGTATCTTCTACTGTATTAACAAAATTAGGTATTTTAAAATTTCTGAACTTTACAGATTTTTCATTCTTTTCTCTGTTAAAATCATCTTTTTTGTGAAAATCTTTATCATTGTTTAAAAAGAACCTGAACTCTGTTGTCTTATCTTTTTGATTGGGTTCAACTCTATCACTTGTAGGATCAACATAATATCAATCACCATCAAGTTCAACTACATTTCATGCGTGCTTGACTTCTGAATTAGCTTCTCTAGAACTAGACCCTTCTTTGACTTTACATGGAATACCTAACTCATCACAGATCATTTGAAATCCTTTAGCATAACCTGTACATACAGTTTTTTTATCAACTAAAGCTGAATGTGCACTTTGATTTTTAAAAAGATTTTCTTTAGTATAGTCATATTTAACATTTTTAGTTATTCACTCATATGCTTTTGTTAGTCTTTCTAAAGTAGGTAGATTCATCCAGTCATTATCTTTAACTATCTTTTTAGCTGCCTCTC encodes:
- a CDS encoding MAG6410 family transglutaminase-related lipoprotein, which encodes MKKLLKYLTLLTGIGSTSSLSLLSISCDVNNKINKPTNDSVKPNNTNNGHSNSQNNNDQSNLPSDDPNTEIPTNDNSNNNIVHNSVDLTQINNKYLDYTTKAFEKFDLEDSYLNSLMLNNEVGINFYAHPDYKLNSKLIELDEHINKEAKVQLIDSKTNRPVEDQNQIKWYQRTRYPNDAVFGSDNNSNDKDKTFNLSLDGTVSWKEDELANGTAQEERSAMLYAKYKGYLYSTVVKVYTKDKSRVIKEEAQAREAAKKIVKDNDWMNLPTLERLTKAYEWITKNVKYDYTKENLFKNQSAHSALVDKKTVCTGYAKGFQMICDELGIPCKVKEGSSSREANSEVKHAWNVVELDGDWYYVDPTSDRVEPNQKDKTTEFRFFLNNDKDFHKKDDFNREKNEKSVKFRNFKIPNFVNTVEDTLALIDNNADENTGEISELTLISDNFVDVFKAFDQRKIEVENTTTKSFVSGTNIKEVSYKFKRQINSNQQVKVVDVTKIETSNDQLALQVKLDQEVKDLKAGNFNIEGALIKEAKTNDNGKTYTLFLEHFSKFGSVNIKLNSIKRKGFSFKLDKVNNSLTFDIQKQEKPKAEVKLSDQKITLKNVDSDMQYRINNENWIDITSNDFVIERQTIGNIFIRYKNKGNKINAEVQKIELKRPSIQTGQLKVFNKTTITGLSTDMEYKKPNSSEWENVEKNVLKDLSPGNYQIRIKAYQNNFASEIETIKIV